The nucleotide window TTTGAGGCAATGCTTGAATATAATTTAGAGCCTGAATTGTATAATTTAAGAATTATGCAGATGTTTCAGACTGAAGTTAAACGATTAGGAAAACAAAATGTAAATGTTCATATAAAACTTGATACTGGAATGAAACGGTTGGGTTTTGAGGAGTCTGAAATTGATTTACTTTTGTTTAAACTTAAAAAGAATCCATGGCTGAAAGTCAGATCTGTTTTTACTCACCTTACTTCCACTGATGATGTAAGAGATGATCATTTTACTTTCAGGCAGGTTGAACTTTTTAATTCGATGGTTAAACAAATTGAAAATTCATTAGATTATCCATTTTTAAAGCATGTGCTTAACTCGGCAGGAGTGGAGAGATTTCCAAATTATTCTTTCGATCTGGTAAGGCTGGGAATCGGGCTTTATGGTTTCTGTACTGGAAATGCATTAAAAGGAAAACTAACTAATGTTATTTCTTTGAAGACTGTTATTTCACAAATTAAATCTGTTCCAGCTGATGAAACAGTTGGTTATAACAGAAAAGGGGTATTGTTAAGAGATTCTTTAATTGCTACAATTCCTATAGGTTATGCTGATGGTTTGGATAGAAAGTTAAGCAATGGCGCCGGTGTTTTTAAGGTAAATGGAGTTTCTGCACCAACGGTTGGAAATGTCTGTATGGATATGTGTATGATTGATGTTACGGATGCTAATGCGCATGAGGGAGACGAAGTAATTATTTTTGATTCTGCAGCTGATGTTATGAAGATGTCAGAAATAATAGGAACAATTCCTTATGAAATTCTTACAGGAATTTCTAGAAGAGTAAAACGAATTTATTATCACGAATAAAAAAGTGACTAAAGTGACTAAAATGCCTAAAGTACTTAAAGTTGAAAGCGAATTTCTTTTTGTCATTCTGTCCGCCGCGGCGGAAAAGTGAAGAATCTAATATCAAAGTTTAAAATAATAGAATAAATAAAATCCAAAATCCTAATTCGTAAATCTTAAATAAATAATGATTTCACTATCTGTTGTTATAATTACCTTTAACGAAGAAAAAAATATTCAGCGATGTATCGAGGCAGTTAAGAATATTGCTGATGAAATCGTTGTGGTTGATTCTTTTTCAACAGATAAAACCGAAGATATTTGTAACAAATTAAATGTAAAATTTGTAAAACATGCTTTTGAAGGTCATATTCAACAAAAGAACTGGGCTATAACACAGGCAACATCAAAATATATTCTTTCACTTGATGCTGATGAAGTACTTTCACCTGAACTTGAAAAATCAATACTTGAAGCAAAATCAAACTGGCAATATGATGGTTATTATTTTAACCGTTTAACAAATTACTGTGGAAAATGGATTAAGCATTGCGGATGGTATCCTGATAAAAAATTAAGACTGTGGGATAGCTCAAAAGGCATGTGGACTGGCGTTAATCCTCATGATAAGTATGAATTACAACAAGGTGCAACAATTGGTTATTTAAGAGGAGATTTATTGCATTATTCTTATTATTCTATTTCTCAGCATATCGAACAAATAAATAAATTTACAGAAATTTCTTCAAAAGCAGAATTTAAAAATGGTAGAAAAGTAAATTTATTAGGAATCTTATTTCAACCCGCATGGAAGTTCTTTCGCGATTTTATAATTAAGGGAGGATTTTTGGATGGTTATTATGGTTATGTAATTTGCAAATTGTCGGCAAATGCAGCATTTGTGAAGTATTTAAAAATAAGAGAGCTATGTAAGAAATGAAAATGCATGTTTATTAAGTCTTAGTTTTTTATACATAAATATTTAATTTTCAAAAAGATTTATAACTTTAACCCAACAAATAAATTTTACACATGAAAAAATTATACTTTGTTTTATTTGCATGGTTTATTCTGTTTGTATCAAATACAGGATTTTCCCAAAAGAATGTAAATTCAACTCCGTCAATTTCAAAAATTGCATGGACAAAAGGAAGTCCCTCATGGATTACTTTTAAACCACAGGTTAATATGCCCGGAAACCAGATTTTGCTTGTATACAAAGCTGAGTTTGGCTTAGAAACTAACGACGAAATGAAAATGATCCGTCAGGAAAATGATAAAATTGGGTTTACTCATTATCGTTATCAACAATATTATAAGGGAGTACCGGTAGAAGGTGCTGTGTTTATTATTCATGATAAAGGTGGAAAAGCAAAATCTGCAAATGGCCAGATTGTTAAAGGTCTTAATGTTTCAAATAATGCTCAGATTGTTCCATTGGTAGCTTTAAATAAAGCAATGCAGGAAGTTCCTTCTGAGAAATATGTCTGGCAGGATAACGAATCACAGAAAATGCTAAAACAATTAAAAAATGATCCGAATGCAAGTTATTATCCGATTCCTGAATTAATCGTTTTTGATAAGAAATTTTCAGGTAATGCATCTTCTTATAAATTAGCTTATAAGGTTGAAATTTATTCATTAAAACCATTGGTTCGTAAATATATTTATATTGATGCAAATAATGGCGAAGTTCTTCATAGTATTAACATGATTCAGCATACAGATGTTAATGCTGTTGGTGTAACAAAATATAATGGAAATCAGCCAATCGTTATTGATTCAACAGGTCCGGGAGCATATAGGCTAAGAGAAGCAGGAAGAGGTAATGGAATTATAACAAAGAGTACACAGAATGGCGAAGATTATGTTCAGGCTATTGATGTAACAGATGATAGTGTGTTTTTTAATTCTGATGATGTTGCTGTAAATGCACACTGGGCAGCCGAAATGACTTATGATTATTATTTGAATGTATTTGGCAGGAACAGTTTTGATAATAATGGAGCAGCTTTATTATCATACGTACATTATAGTACTGGTTATGCAAATGCTTTTTGGGATGGTCAGCGAATGACATACGGTGATGGCGATGGAACGTATTCAGCATTTACTTCACTAGAAATTTGCGGACACGAAATTACGCACGCTGTTACAGAACATACTGCAAACTTAGTTTATCAGGATGAATCAGGTGCATTAAATGAAAGTTTTAGTGATATGTTTGGAACTAGTATTGAGTTTATGGCAGATGCTACTCCAAATTGGTTAATAGGAGAAGATATCGGATCTGCATTTCGCTCAATGTCGAATCCAAACGATTATCAGAATCCTGATACTTATCTTGGAACATATTGGGATTTAGATCCGAATAATATGGATAATGGTGGTGTACATACAAATTCAGGTGTTGCTAACTATTGGTTTTATTTACTTTGCGAAGGAGGTTCGGGTACAAATGATAATGGTGATGCATTTAATGTTACAGCTTTAGGTCATGCAACAGCTGAGAATATTGCATACCAGACTTTAGCATACTTTTTAACACCTTCTGCAAATTATTATGATGCATACCAGGCAACATTACAGGCAGCACAGAATATTTATGGTAACTGTTCAAATGAAGCATATCAGACAGCAAATGCATGGGCAGCTGTGGGAGTTGGCTATCCTTACGATCCTCAAAAAGTATATGTTGTAGATGTTACGGCACCAACAACTTCGTGTGGTTTGGGATTAGAAGCTGTTTCTGCATTGTTATTTTATAATGGATGTAATTCATCATTACCTGCAAATGATACAATTTCTTTAGCATATCAGTTTGATGGTGGTGCAATGGTATATGAATATTATAAATTGGTTAGTCCATGGATTGGTGGTGATTCATTAGCAGTTCAGTTTACTTTGCCAGTTGATGCTTCTGCACTAGGTAATCATACGTTAAATTGCTGGGTAAAATATGGCTCAGGAACTACAGGTTTTACTGATAGTCTGATGGGATATACTTTTCAAACATTACTTCAACAAAATATTGATGTAGGTGTTGTGGCAATTACAAGTCCATCATCATCATGTTCACTTACCGCAAATGAACCAGTAACTGTAAAAATTAAGTTCTTTGGATGCGATTCACTTGCTATTGGTGATACTATTGATGTTGCATACAGAGTAAACGGAGGTAGTCCACTAACAGAACAGTTTATTCTTCCTAATAATATGTACCCTACAGATACTTTCACTTATGTTTTTAATCAGAAATTAGATGCTTCAGCAGATGGAACATTTATAATTGATGCATGGACAGATTTTAATGTTGATACCTTAAATACTAATGATATGAAATCTGGGTACGTTGTTAAAAATATAAAATCATTAGGAACAACGCTTCTTGGCTTTGAAGAATTAAATGCTTCGGATTTCTTTTTACCAATTACAACAAGGTATTCTAATATCATTATTAAGACTCAGGCTCATGCTCCTGGTAGTGCAAAAGGTTTGTTAATGACTGGAGGAAATGCAATGACATATATTAATTTGTTAGAAATGCCGAGTGGTTTTAACACTTGGCAGATAAATGCATTTTTATCAGCTAAAGCTAATTTCTGCATTGATGCAGTTGCATGGAATTCTGTTTATTTAAAATTCTCGTTAAAACAAACTCATGGTGGAACTCTTTATTCACAGTATCTTGGTGGTGTTGCAAGCGATTATACTATTGCAAGTAATTTAAGAATCTTAGCTGATGGTAACCAAATAGGAGGAACTTATAATCCTACAACTCCAGGTTCAGATCCTTTTGTTTCGCATTTAATTGATTTAAGTTCATATTCAGGAACAAATTTCGAGCTTACTTTTGAGACAAGAAATATTTCAAAAGACACTTCAATAATTATCCCGTTTATTCTTGATAATGCATATCTTGATAATGTCAGATTTTTTCCGGGACCTTCAGCAATAAATGATACTATCTATCTTCAAACTGATAGTTATATTGATATTCCTGTTTTAACAAATGACAATGATTATACTGTTTCTGCTCTAAATACATCTTTAGCAGATCTTCCTGTTCATGGAACAGCGGTTTTAAGTGGAAATACAATAACTTATACTCCAAATGCATCATTTAGCGGAATAGATTCTCTTACCTATAATGCTTGTTATACTTCAGATCCGACTGTTTGTGATCTTGCTAAAGTATATATACATGTTTTGCAAGGACCAATTGCAGTAATTGATACAGCTGGTGTCAGAAATGATAGCTTAGTTAAGATTGATATTTTATCTAATGATCTTTTGTTTGGACTTCCAATTTCTAATCCCGTAATAAACCAGATACCTTTGCACGGTACTGCAATAATAAATGGCGATTTAACACTTACATATACTCCAACCGATAATATATTTTTAGGAAAAGATTCTTTAACATATTCAATTTGTTATTCAGAACATTCTGCAATTTGTGATGAAGCAAAAGTTTATTTCAGGGTACATAATGATCAGTCTGTTGCAGGAATTGATGGACTTGAATCAATAAACTTATACCCAAATCCTTTAAAATCTAAATTAACAATCGAATATTCTTCGATAAATTCGGGTAAAGCAAATATTACAATTACAGATGTTGTAGGAAATGTTATTTTGTCATCTGAAGAACATTTTACTTCAGGTAAAAACAGAAAAGTGTATAATTTAGAAAAAGAACCTGCAGGAACATATTTTGTAACAATAAAAACTGATAATCAAAGGAAGGTTTATAAAATTACAAAAGAATAGTTTTAATATTCTAAATATTTAAAGTCCGTGATTTTATTACGGACTTTTTTATTTAAAATGCTACCCTTATTTCAGTGTAGTTTGTAACTACACTGTAGTTATTAAGTGCTTGAAGGTTGCACCTTCAAGTAACAAAGTACAGCAAAATAACAAATTTACAGATATTTTACTTTTTTATTGATAGCTTAAAATTTGACCAATGTAATTTAGAAGTGAGAACAAATGGATGGGTTTAAGTTTCTTAAAAGAAAAAGGAAACCGACACAAATATTGTTATATGTTTTTTTATAGCATAACTAATAATATTATTCTTTTTTCGGAATCGAAAAAGCACCTTCAAGAGCAGCTTTTTTTCCAGCTTCTGTGAGCTCTTTTAATTTAGCAAATTTGTCTTCTTGATTTTGTCCTTCATTATTCTCATCAATTAAATACACTATAACATTATTCTCACATTCTATACTAAAGTTAGTGTAATTTTTAGTTGGGTCTATTGGCAATTCTAATAAATGTAATGGTGGAGAATCGTTGAATGTTTGAAAATGTGAATCTCCATTATTATAAACTTTTATAGTTATATGCTCTTCTGTTACATTTTCTACTCTAATTGTTGTTCTGTTTCCAATTTTACCTTCATAAGGTTGGTTTGCCTTTAATTCAATTTTTGTTTTCATTTTTTAATAGTTTTATGTAAATATTTTTATTGTGCAAATGTATGACGATTAGTGTGATATAAGGAAAAATGTTAAAAAGTATTTATATTTGTTAATCTTATGGTTTTCTTCAGTCTCAGTGTGGGTTCCATATTGTTAATCTTTTGTTAAAGATAAAATAAGCATAATATTAAACTCATTCCAATGATAATTCCATCTTTATTTAGGATTACCTTCGGTGATCACCTTTTTATCCGAATTCCGAAAGCAAAGCTAAAATCGTTACACGATTTTCCTTTTTTTGTTTTCATTCTCACACTCCTCAGTGTAGTTTTTAACTACACTGATATATTTATTATGCCTCTTTAAGATTACACCTTCAAGTACCTAAACCAATCCTTATTTGGGATTACCTTCGGTGATCGCCTTTTTATCCGAATTCCGAAAGCAAAGTTAAATTCGTTACACGATTTTACTTTTCTTGTTTTCATACTCGCTCGGATAAATCCGTCTCGTATGAAAACAAAAAAAGTCCAATGCTTCGCATTGAACTTTGCTTTCTTAGTGACCTCGAAGGGATTCAAACCCATAACCTTCTGATCCGTAGTCAGATGCTCTATTCAGTTGAGCTACGAGGCCGAAGTGCAAATATAAGAATAATAATTTTGAATTAAAATTTTGAAGAAATTAATTGAAATCTTATTTCTTTTTCTTTTTAAGGTATTGATAATCTAGGTAGTAAATTGCTTTTAATGAAAACGTATTCCATTGTGGCTGCTCAAATGTATTCGAGAAGTTTTTCGAGAAATTATTAATTATTACGTCTGATTCGCTTAGAATTTCTTTTTTCCACACAAAGCTCAAATTACTTCCTGGGGCAAATTGCCAACTAATTACAAAATCGATATTAAATGAATTATAATTAAAATTCTGTGCGTAATCATTTGTTAATTCTGCTAAGCTACCATCATTTAATAATTGAAAATACTGGTCGTATGCTCCTTTTGACCAGTAATGTCTGGCTCTCAAACTTACAGATAAATCATTAACTACAATATATTTTCCTTCAAAAGTATTAGTAATTGTTGTAACATCCCTGTTCCCAAATATTATTGTATCCTGAGCAAAAGTTGCAAAACCTTTAGCATTACTTTGTTCATTCCCGGCTAAAGAATATTTAAATAAGAAATGATTTGAAAGTCTTATTATTGGTGAAATAGTAATTTCTTTGTATTCGTCGTTAAATGCAGGGGTTTCGTAAATTCCAAATTCTCCGTCTAAAGCAAAGGTTTTTCTATAATCAGATGAAAATCCAATAGAAATGCCATTTGTCTTTTTTGTTTTAAAATATCTTCCTTCAACTCTGGGCTCATAATAATCATACGCCTCACTTAAAGTAATCATTACATTAGACCAGATACTAAGATAATTTTTAAATGTTCCCCAGAAATTATAATTAAAGCCAAATCCCGAAATATCTTTTGTAGAATAATTAAAGCCGTTGTTAATTGAAAAATTATTTGAAAGCTCAAGAAATTTCCAATAAGGCTCATAGACGCTATAGCTTACATTTATATTGTTATTGATAAAATTATTGTAGAGTGTTAATCCAACATCATTAGCATTATAATTATTATTAACTATATTGTTAACTAATGAAAATTTAAATTTTCCATTTACTTTTCCGGCACTAATTGAATATTTAAAACCCGGTACTGGTTTTTCAATTCCTGTTGGTATAGCACCACGGTAATATGTCTGACTAATGCCACCATTACCGTTTAATGACCAGGTATTTGTTTTATCAACCAGATTAAAACCTGCAACTGTAACATTAGAGTTGTGAAATTCTTTATCGCGGGTAAAATTACTGTTTGACAAAAATATTGAACTGTTATTTTTTAGTGCCTGATCAAAAACCAATATGTTATAATTAGCCAATGGCTCAGTAAGAACCCTTCTTGTACCACCGTCGACTTTCTTAATAGTAGCCCATGTATCGTTAACAATTGCGTTAAAGAATCCTATAGCAAGACCTTTTTTATTTCTTCCTGAGACCTTTGTTGCATTTAATAACTGAGATTGTGTGGGATTTGTTTTTATCGATTCTCCGCTATCCAAAATACTCTCAACATTATAAAAACCTTGAGGAGTTCTGCCAATTCTTCTTGAATAAAATAAATTACCTTTTGTAAATAAATCAATAGCTTCATTAAAAAATGGCCTTTGTTCGTTGTAAACTGTTTCGAAAGCAGATAAGTTTTTTATTTTGTTATCAGATTGTACCTGGCTAAAATCAGGCATTAAAGTCATATCTAAAGTAAAGCTTTCATTAATACCATATTTTAAATCCAGCCCTCCGGCAAACGACCATGAGTTTGTAGAATTTTGTCTGGTGTCGTAAGTGTAGTTCTCTAAGCCTCCTGAAATATATGGGTTAAATGAAAGACGCATTGGTGCTTTAATGTTTTCAAGACCTTTTAATTTACCCCAATAAACTAAATCATTTTCAGCGCCTTTTTTTAGTAAAGCCCAGTAATCCATTTCACGAATTCTTCTGATATTTCTGAATATTTCCATTCCCCAGGTCTGAATTTCAGTAGTCGGAAATCGTAAAGCAGAGTATGGTATTTTATATTCGGCAGTCCAGCCATTTTCTGTGATCTTTGTTTTACTTTCCCATACTGCATTATATGTGTCATCAAATTCACGACTGTCACCTTGCACTCCTGATGCGTGTACTGCAAAGGTATATGCATCAAGTTGGTTGTTATAGGTGTCGAATTCTATTCCAAAATAATCAGCATTTAAGTTTTC belongs to Bacteroidia bacterium and includes:
- a CDS encoding glycosyltransferase family 2 protein, whose translation is MISLSVVIITFNEEKNIQRCIEAVKNIADEIVVVDSFSTDKTEDICNKLNVKFVKHAFEGHIQQKNWAITQATSKYILSLDADEVLSPELEKSILEAKSNWQYDGYYFNRLTNYCGKWIKHCGWYPDKKLRLWDSSKGMWTGVNPHDKYELQQGATIGYLRGDLLHYSYYSISQHIEQINKFTEISSKAEFKNGRKVNLLGILFQPAWKFFRDFIIKGGFLDGYYGYVICKLSANAAFVKYLKIRELCKK
- a CDS encoding M4 family metallopeptidase; this translates as MKKLYFVLFAWFILFVSNTGFSQKNVNSTPSISKIAWTKGSPSWITFKPQVNMPGNQILLVYKAEFGLETNDEMKMIRQENDKIGFTHYRYQQYYKGVPVEGAVFIIHDKGGKAKSANGQIVKGLNVSNNAQIVPLVALNKAMQEVPSEKYVWQDNESQKMLKQLKNDPNASYYPIPELIVFDKKFSGNASSYKLAYKVEIYSLKPLVRKYIYIDANNGEVLHSINMIQHTDVNAVGVTKYNGNQPIVIDSTGPGAYRLREAGRGNGIITKSTQNGEDYVQAIDVTDDSVFFNSDDVAVNAHWAAEMTYDYYLNVFGRNSFDNNGAALLSYVHYSTGYANAFWDGQRMTYGDGDGTYSAFTSLEICGHEITHAVTEHTANLVYQDESGALNESFSDMFGTSIEFMADATPNWLIGEDIGSAFRSMSNPNDYQNPDTYLGTYWDLDPNNMDNGGVHTNSGVANYWFYLLCEGGSGTNDNGDAFNVTALGHATAENIAYQTLAYFLTPSANYYDAYQATLQAAQNIYGNCSNEAYQTANAWAAVGVGYPYDPQKVYVVDVTAPTTSCGLGLEAVSALLFYNGCNSSLPANDTISLAYQFDGGAMVYEYYKLVSPWIGGDSLAVQFTLPVDASALGNHTLNCWVKYGSGTTGFTDSLMGYTFQTLLQQNIDVGVVAITSPSSSCSLTANEPVTVKIKFFGCDSLAIGDTIDVAYRVNGGSPLTEQFILPNNMYPTDTFTYVFNQKLDASADGTFIIDAWTDFNVDTLNTNDMKSGYVVKNIKSLGTTLLGFEELNASDFFLPITTRYSNIIIKTQAHAPGSAKGLLMTGGNAMTYINLLEMPSGFNTWQINAFLSAKANFCIDAVAWNSVYLKFSLKQTHGGTLYSQYLGGVASDYTIASNLRILADGNQIGGTYNPTTPGSDPFVSHLIDLSSYSGTNFELTFETRNISKDTSIIIPFILDNAYLDNVRFFPGPSAINDTIYLQTDSYIDIPVLTNDNDYTVSALNTSLADLPVHGTAVLSGNTITYTPNASFSGIDSLTYNACYTSDPTVCDLAKVYIHVLQGPIAVIDTAGVRNDSLVKIDILSNDLLFGLPISNPVINQIPLHGTAIINGDLTLTYTPTDNIFLGKDSLTYSICYSEHSAICDEAKVYFRVHNDQSVAGIDGLESINLYPNPLKSKLTIEYSSINSGKANITITDVVGNVILSSEEHFTSGKNRKVYNLEKEPAGTYFVTIKTDNQRKVYKITKE
- a CDS encoding carbohydrate binding family 9 domain-containing protein; the protein is MRFYLILLFVFIFYSAFSADTTKVAYAVRTQQPPKIDGTMDEIWSSAKPITDFTQYSPHYNIATTQKTEVRILYDDNAIYVFAYLYDTHPDSILKQLGNRDDENLNADYFGIEFDTYNNQLDAYTFAVHASGVQGDSREFDDTYNAVWESKTKITENGWTAEYKIPYSALRFPTTEIQTWGMEIFRNIRRIREMDYWALLKKGAENDLVYWGKLKGLENIKAPMRLSFNPYISGGLENYTYDTRQNSTNSWSFAGGLDLKYGINESFTLDMTLMPDFSQVQSDNKIKNLSAFETVYNEQRPFFNEAIDLFTKGNLFYSRRIGRTPQGFYNVESILDSGESIKTNPTQSQLLNATKVSGRNKKGLAIGFFNAIVNDTWATIKKVDGGTRRVLTEPLANYNILVFDQALKNNSSIFLSNSNFTRDKEFHNSNVTVAGFNLVDKTNTWSLNGNGGISQTYYRGAIPTGIEKPVPGFKYSISAGKVNGKFKFSLVNNIVNNNYNANDVGLTLYNNFINNNINVSYSVYEPYWKFLELSNNFSINNGFNYSTKDISGFGFNYNFWGTFKNYLSIWSNVMITLSEAYDYYEPRVEGRYFKTKKTNGISIGFSSDYRKTFALDGEFGIYETPAFNDEYKEITISPIIRLSNHFLFKYSLAGNEQSNAKGFATFAQDTIIFGNRDVTTITNTFEGKYIVVNDLSVSLRARHYWSKGAYDQYFQLLNDGSLAELTNDYAQNFNYNSFNIDFVISWQFAPGSNLSFVWKKEILSESDVIINNFSKNFSNTFEQPQWNTFSLKAIYYLDYQYLKKKKK